The following proteins come from a genomic window of Neofelis nebulosa isolate mNeoNeb1 chromosome 5, mNeoNeb1.pri, whole genome shotgun sequence:
- the SON gene encoding protein SON isoform X4: MATNIEQIFRSFVVSKFREIQQELSSGRNEGQLNGETNTPNEGNQAGDAAASARSLPNEEIVQKIEEVLSGVLDTELRYKPDLKEASRKSRCVSVQTDPTDEIPTKKSKKHKKHKNKKKKKKKEKEKKYKRPPEESESKAKSHHDGNIDLESDSFLKFDSEPSAMALEHSVRAFGLSETSESAAVVLEPPVVPMEVSEPHTLETLKPATKTAELSVASTSVIPVQSEQSVAVTLEPPMTKILDSFTMAPVPTTTVVLKSSEPVVTMSVEYQMKPVLKSLDTTPAEQSKMLEPPVAKGLEPSETFVVSSEITAEVHPEPSTSTTVDFPESSATEVLRLPEQPVEVPSEIADSPMTRPQELPELPKTTALELPESSVASVVELPGPPATSKPELQGPPVTPLLELPGPSATPLPELPGPLSTPVSELLGPPATAVPELPGPSVTSVPQLSQELPGLPAPSVGLEPPQEVPEPPVMAQELPGLPAVTAAVELPGQPAVTVAMELAEQPVTTSELEQPVGMTTVEHPGQPEVTTAAGLLGQPEAAMVLELPGQPVATTALELPGQPSVPGVPELPGLPSATRALELSGQPVATGALELPGQLMATGALEFSGQSGAAGALELLGQPLATGVLELPGQPGAPELPGQPVATVALEISVQSVVTTTELSTMTVSQSLEVPSTTALESYNTVAQELPTTLVGETSVTVGVDPLMAQESHMLASNTMETHMLASNTMDSQMLASNTMDSQMLASNTMDSQMLASSTMDSQMLATSSMDSQMLATSSMDSQMLATSSMDSQMLATSSMDSQMLATSSMDSQMLATSSMDSQMLATSSMDSQMLATSTMDSQMLATSTMDSQMLATSSMDSQMLASGTMDSQMLASGTMDAQMLASGTMDAQMLASSTQDSAMLGSKSPDPYRLAQDPYRLAQDPYRLGHDPYRLGHDAYRLGQDPYRLGHDPYRLTPDPYRMSPRPYRIAPRSYRIAPRPYRLAPRPLMLASRRSMMMSYAAERSMMSSYERSMMSYERSMMSPMAERSMMSAYERSMMSAYERSMMSPMAERSMMSAYERSMMSAYERSMMSPMADRSMMSMGADRSMMSSYSAADRSMMSSYSAADRSMMSSYTADRSMMSMAADSYTDSYTDTYTEAYMVPPLPPEEPPTMPPLPPEEPPMTPPLPPEEPPEGPALPTEQSALTAENTWPAEVPALPPEESVSLSEPSVSQSEISEPSTLPANYSVSASDPSVLASEAAVTVPEPPLEPESLVTSTPTESAVVAEEHQIVPERPVTYMVSETPMMSAEPTVLTSEPSVMSETAETFDSMKASGHVASEVSQSLLESAATNPEPSQSALELPAMAVSELPAVAVPEPPTGTVPEPPAVTVLETPAMAIPDPTAMVVSDSTVVALPDPPTAEAVPETVALAESENVTISVPVVSALEPSVPALEPAVSVPQANAVVSEPPVAVQESTVIISEPAITVSEQTQIIPTEIVAESTPMILESDVIKGVNLLSGDQNLTPEIGMQEIPMHSDEEPHAEGHVKNDPYESDHGTNIDLNINNHLVAKGMEHDTVSAAATGAVGEIGEGNILSIGETKQCTVLDTCSSVSEVDGGTLSSAGPFALEPDAVGTSKGIEFATASALTSVSKYDVEVSLTTQDTEHDMIISTSPSGGSEADIEGPLPAKDIHLDLPSNNFISKDAEGPLPIKECDQTLAVALSPKESSGEDKEVPLPTKEILSDSGFSANIDDINEADLVRPLLPKDMERLTSLRAGIEGPLLASEVERDKSAASPVVISIPERASESSSEEKDDYEIFVKVKDTHEKSKKNKNRDKGEKEKKRDSSLRSRSKRSKSSEHKSRKRTSESRSRARKRSSKSKSHRSQTRSRSRSRRRRRSSRSRSKSRGRRSVSKEKRKRSPKHRSKSRERKRKRSSSRDNRKTVRARSRTPSRRSRSHTPSRRRRSRSVGRRSFSISPSRRSRTPSRRSRTPSRRSRTPSRRSRTPSRRSRTPSRRSRTPSRRRRSRSVVRRRSFSISPVRLRRSRTPLRRRFSRSPIRRKRSRSSERGRSPKRLTDLNKAQLLEIAKANAAAMCAKAGVPLPPNLKPAPPPTIEEKVAKKSGGATIEELTEKCKQIAQSKEDDDVIVNKPHVSDEEEEEPPFYHHPFKLSEPKPIFFNLNIAAAKPTPPKSQVTLTKEFPVSSGSQHRKKEADSVYGEWVPVEKNGEENKDDDNVFSSNLPSEGRVKRQGRVRRQMKQPAASHLTVTRCNSLCGTKPQSEKHRIAENSVITSLPNIGPSLHLWEGSPRYNYLASRFASRLYSSRFWW; this comes from the exons ACCTGAAAGAGGCCTCCAGAAAAAGTAGATGTGTGTCAGTACAAACAGATCCTACTGATGAAATTCCCACCAAAAAGTCAAAGAAgcataaaaagcacaaaaataaaaagaagaaaaagaagaaagaaaaggaaaaaaagtataagAGACCGCCAGAAGAATCTGAATCAAAGGCAAAATCACATCATGATGGGAACATAGATTTAGAATCGGATTCGTTTTTGAAGTTTGATTCTGAACCTTCAGCGATGGCACTGGAGCATTCTGTAAGAGCGTTTGGCCTTTCTGAGACCAGTGAATCTGCTGCAGTTGTGTTAGAACCTCCTGTGGTACCAATGGAGGTATCAGAGCCACATACTTTAGAAACTCTGAAGCCAGCTACAAAAACTGCAGAACTGTCAGTTGCATCAACATCCGTAATTCCAGTGCAGTCAGAGCAGTCTGTGGCAGTCACGCTGGAACCACCCATGACAAAGATTCTGGATTCCTTTACAATGGCACCAGTGCCCACTACAACAGTCGTGCTAAAGTCATCTGAGCCGGTTGTCACAATGTCTGTGGAATATCAGATGAAGCCTGTGCTGAAATCTTTGGATACCACACCTGCAGAGCAATCAAAGATGCTAGAACCGCCAGTAGCAAAAGGGCTAGAGCCGTCGGAAACCTTTGTGGTATCATCCGAGATCACTGCTGAGGTGCACCCTGAGCCGAGTACATCAACAACAGTGGATTTTCCAGAGTCATCTGCAACTGAAGTGCTCAGATTACCAGAGCAGCCTGTAGAAGTACCATCGGAGATCGCAGATTCACCCATGACAAGACCACAGGAGTTGCCGGAGTTGCCCAAGACCACAGCGTTGGAGCTGCCGGAGTCGTCGGTGGCCTCAGTGGTGGAGTTGCCGGGGCCACCTGCGACCTCCAAGCCGGAGTTGCAGGGGCCCCCTGTGACTCCATTGCTGGAGTTACCTGGGCCCTCTGCTACCCCGTTGCCAGAGTTGCCAGGCCCCCTTTCTACCCCAGTGTCTGAGTTGCTAGGGCCCCCTGCGACAGCAGTGCCTGAGTTGCCGGGGCCCTCTGTGACATCAGTGCCACAGTTGTCGCAGGAATTGCCAGGGCTTCCGGCACCATCCGTGGGGTTGGAGCCACCACAGGAGGTACCAGAGCCACCTGTGATGGCACAGGAGTTGCCAGGGCTGCCTGCGGTGACAGCAGCAGTAGAGTTGCCAGGGCAGCCTGCGGTAACGGTAGCAATGGAGTTGGCCGAACAACCTGTGACGACGTCAGAGTTGGAGCAGCCTGTGGGGATGACAACGGTGGAACATCCTGGGCAGCCTGAGGTGACGACGGCAGCAGGGTTGCTGGGGCAGCCTGAGGCAGCGATGGTGCTGGAGTTGCCAGGACAGCCAGTGGCAACGACAGCGCTGGAGTTGCCAGGGCAGCCTTCGGTGCCTGGGGTGCCAGAGTTGCCAGGGCTGCCTTCGGCAACTAGGGCGCTGGAGTTGTCAGGGCAGCCTGTGGCAACTGGGGCACTGGAGTTGCCTGGGCAGCTCATGGCAACTGGGGCACTGGAGTTCTCGGGGCAGTCTGGGGCAGCCGGAGCCCTGGAGCTTTTGGGGCAGCCTCTGGCAACAGGGGTGCTGGAGTTGCCAGGGCAGCCTGGGGCGCCAGAGTTGCCTGGGCAGCCTGTGGCAACTGTGGCGCTGGAGATCTCTGTTCAGTCTGTGGTGACAACAACGGAGCTGTCAACGATGACCGTGTCGCAGTCCCTGGAGGTGCCCTCGACGACAGCGCTGGAATCCTATAATACGGTAGCACAGGAGCTGCCTACTACATTAGTGGGGGAGACTTCTGTAACAGTAGGAGTGGATCCCTTGATGGCCCAGGAATCCCATATGTTAGCTTCTAACACCATGGAGACCCATATGTTAGCGTCCAACACCATGGACTCCCAAATGCTAGCATCCAACACCATGGATTCCCAGATGCTAGCGTCCAACACCATGGATTCCCAGATGTTAGCCTCTAGCACCATGGACTCCCAGATGTTAGCAACTAGCTCCATGGACTCCCAGATGTTAGCAACTAGCTCCATGGACTCCCAGATGTTAGCAACCAGCTCCATGGACTCTCAGATGTTAGCAACCAGCTCCATGGACTCCCAGATGTTAGCAACCAGCTCCATGGACTCCCAGATGTTAGCAACCAGTTCCATGGACTCTCAGATGTTAGCAACCAGCTCCATGGATTCCCAGATGTTAGCTACCAGCACTATGGATTCCCAGATGTTAGCGACCAGCACCATGGACTCCCAGATGTTAGCTACTAGCTCTATGGATTCTCAGATGTTAGCATCAGGCACTATGGACTCTCAAATGTTGGCTTCCGGCACCATGGATGCTCAGATGTTAGCATCTGGTACCATGGATGCCCAGATGTTAGCATCTAGTACCCAAGATTCTGCTATGTTGGGTTCAAAATCTCCTGATCCCTACAGGTTAGCTCAGGATCCTTACAGGTTAGCTCAGGATCCCTATAGGTTAGGTCATGACCCTTATAGGTTAGGTCATGATGCCTACAGGTTAGGGCAGGACCCATATAGATTAGGCCATGATCCCTACAGACTAACTCCTGATCCCTATAGGATGTCACCTAGACCCTATAGGATAGCACCCAGGTCCTATAGAATAGCCCCCAGGCCGTACAGGTTAGCACCAAGACCCCTGATGTTAGCATCTAGACGTTCTATGATGATGTCCTATGCTGCAGAACGTTCCATGATGTCATCTTACGAACGCTCTATGATGTCCTATGAGCGGTCTATGATGTCCCCTATGGCTGAGCGCTCTATGATGTCAGCCTATGAGCGCTCTATGATGTCAGCTTATGAGCGTTCTATGATGTCCCCTATGGCTGAGCGCTCTATGATGTCAGCTTATGAACGCTCTATGATGTCAGCTTACGAGCGCTCCATGATGTCCCCAATGGCTGACCGATCTATGATGTCCATGGGTGCCGACCGGTCTATGATGTCGTCCTACTCTGCTGCTGACCGGTCTATGATGTCATCGTACTCTGCAGCTGACCGATCTATGATGTCATCTTACACTGCTGATCGTTCAATGATGTCTATGGCAGCTGATTCTTACACCGATTCTTATACTGATACATATACGGAGGCATATATGGTGCCACCTTTGCCTCCTGAAGAGCCTCCAACAATGCCACCATTGCCACCTGAGGAGCCACCAATGACCCCACCTTTGCCTCCTGAGGAACCACCGGAGGGTCCAGCATTACCTACTGAGCAGTCAGCATTAACAGCTGAAAATACTTGGCCTGCAGAGGTACCAGCATTACCTCCTGAAGAGTCTGTATCACTGTCTGAACCTTCTGTGAGTCAAAGTGAGATTTCAGAGCCTTCGACATTGCCTGCTAATTATTCAGTGTCAGCATCAGATCCTTCAGTGTTAGCATCAGAGGCTGCTGTTACCGTTCCAGAACCACCGTTAGAGCCAGAGTCTTTGGTTACATCAACACCCACAGAGTCTGCGGTAGTAGCAGAAGAGCATCAAATTGTTCCAGAGAGACCAGTGACTTACATGGTATCTGAAACTCCCATGATGTCAGCTGAACCAACTGTATTAACATCAGAACCTTCAGTTATGTCTGAGACAGCAGAAACTTTTGATTCCATGAAAGCTTCAGGACATGTTGCCTCAGAGGTATCTCAGTCCCTCCTGGAGTCAGCTGCGACTAATCCAGAGCCATCACAGAGCGCTCTAGAGCTGCCAGCCATGGCTGTCTCAGAGCTACCAGCTGTGGCTGTCCCAGAGCCACCAACTGGGACTGTTCCAGAGCCCCCAGCTGTGACTGTCTTGGAGACCCCAGCCATGGCTATCCCGGACCCAACAGCTATGGTGGTCTCTGACTCAACAGTTGTGGCTCTTCCAGACCCACCCACAGCTGAGGCTGTCCCGGAGACTGTGGCCTTGGCTGAGTCAGAGAATGTTACCATTTCTGTGCCAGTTGTTTCTGCTCTGGAGCCTAGTGTGCCTGCCCTGGAACCAGCAGTGTCAGTCCCTCAGGCTAATGCAGTTGTTTCAGAACCACCTGTCGCAGTGCAAGAATCCACTGTGATAATTTCAGAGCCTGCCATCACTGTCTCAGAACAGACCCAAATAATACCGACTGAGATAGTTGCAGAGTCTACACCAATGATACTGGAATCTGATGTTATAAAAGGAGTGAATTTACTATCTGGTGATCAAAATCTTACTCCAGAGATTGGCATGCAGGAGATTCCCATGCATTCAGATGAAGAGCCGCATGCTGAAGGACACGTGAAGAATGACCCTTATGAAAGTGATCATGGTACAAATATAGACCTTAACATAAATAATCACTTAGTTGCTAAAGGGATGGAACATGACACAGTGTCTGCTGCCGCCACTGGTGCTGTTGGTGAAATTGGTGAAGGGAATATTTTATCCATCGGTGAGACTAAACAGTGCACAGTATTGGATACATGCTCTAGTGTTAGCGAAGTTGATGGAGGAACTCTATCTTCTGCTGGTCCCTTTGCTCTTGAACCTGATGCAGTGGGAACCAGTAAGGGTATTGAGTTTGCTACAGCATCTGCTCTCACTTCAGTTAGTAAATATGATGTTGAAGTATCTTTAACCACTCAAGATACTGAACACGACATGATAATTTCCACTAGTCCCAGTGGTGGTAGTGAAGCTGACATAGAGGGACCTTTGCCTGCTAAAGACATTCATCTCGATTTACCATCTAATAACTTTATTAGTAAGGATGCAGAAGGACCATTACCTATAAAAGAGTGTGACCAGACATTAGCAGTTGCTCTCAGCCCTAAAGAAAGTAGTGGGGAAGATAAAGAAGTACCTCTCCCTACTAAAGAGATACTCTCTGATTCAGGATTTTCTGCCAATATTGATGATATTAATGAAGCAGATTTAGTGAGACCATTACTTCCTAAGGACATGGAACGTCTTACAAGCCTTAGAGCTGGTATTGAAGGACCTTTACTTGCAAGTGAGGTTGAACGTGACAAATCTGCTGCCAGTCCAGTCGTAATCAGTATACCAGAAAGAGCTTCAGAGTCCTCTTCAGAGGAAAAAGATGATTATGAGATTTTTGTAAAAGTTAAGGACACACatgagaaaagtaagaaaaacaagAACCGGGACAaaggtgagaaagaaaagaaaagagactccTCATTAAGATCTCGAAGTAAGCGTTCCAAGTCTTCTGAACATAAATCACGCAAGCGTACCAGTGAATCTCGTTCTAGGGCAAGGAAGAGATCATCGAAATCTAAGTCTCATCGCTCTCAGACACGTTCAAGGTCACGTTCAAGAcgcaggaggaggagcagcaggTCAAGGTCAAAGTCCAGAGGAAGGCGATCTGTATCAAAAGAGAAGCGTAAAAGATCTCCAAAGCACAGGTCTAAGtctagggaaagaaaaagaaagagatcaagTTCCAGGGATAACCGGAAAACAGTTAGAGCTCGAAGTCGCACCCCAAGTCGTCGGAGTCGGAGTCACACTCCTAGTCGGCGAAGAAGATCTAGATCTGTGGGGAGGAGGAGCTTTAGTATTTCCCCAAGCCGCCGCAGCCGCACCCCAAGCCGCCGCAGCCGCACCCCAAGCCGCCGCAGCCGCACCCCAAGCCGCCGCAGCCGCACCCCTAGCCGCCGCAGCCGCACCCCTAGCCGCCGCAGCCGCACCCCAAGCCGCCGGAGAAGATCAAGGTCTGTGGTAAGGAGACGAAGCTTTAGTATCTCACCAGTAAGATTAAGGAGATCACGAACACCTTTGAGAAGAAGGTTTAGCAGATCTCCCATTCGTCGTAAACGATCCAGGTCTTCTGAGAGAGGCAGATCACCTAAACGTCTGACGGATTTGa ACAAGGCTCAATTACTTGAAATAGCCAAAGCTAATGCAGCTGCCATGTGTGCTAAGGCTGGTGTTCCTTTACCGCCAAACCTAAAGCCTGCACCTCCACCTACAATAGAAGAGAAAGTTGCTAAAAAGTCAGGAGGAGCTACCATAGAAGAACTAACTGAG aaatgcaaaCAGATCGCACAGAGTAAAGAAGATGATGATGTAATAGTGAATAAGCCTCATGTTTcggatgaagaggaagaagaacctCCTTTTTATCATCATCCCTTTAAACTCAGTGAACCCAAACCCATTTTTTTCAATCTGAAT ATTGCTGCAGCAAAACCAACTCCACCAAAAAGCCAGGTAACATTAACAAAAGAGTTTCCTGTGTCATCTGGATCTCAACATCGAAAAAAAGAAGCAGATAGTGTTTATGGAGAGTGGGTTCCTGTAGAGAAAAATGGTGAAGAGAACAAAGATGATGATAATGTTTTCAGCAGCAATTTGCCCTCTGAG GGCCGGGTTAAACGGCAGGGCCGGGTTAGACGACAGATGAAACAACCCGCAGCTTCTCATTTGACAGTAACTCGATGCAATTCACTTTGTGGAACCAAGCCACAAAGTGAAAAGCATCGAATTGCAGAGAACAGTGTTATCACATCCCTACCCAACATTGGGCCCTCCTTGCACTTATGGGAAGGTAGCCCAAGGTACAACTATTTAGCTTCCCGTTTTGCTTCGAGGCTCTATAGCTCTAGATTTTGGTGGTAG